From a single Callithrix jacchus isolate 240 chromosome 5, calJac240_pri, whole genome shotgun sequence genomic region:
- the UBOX5 gene encoding RING finger protein 37 isoform X7, translated as MVINLCLPQFRPRIHCNKISADGYEVENLISEDLTKRSHGFRTEYFIKPPVCVTVSFPFNVEICRINIDLTAGGGQNITGLEMYTSASSSRVSWSTPQCRTPGPAEPSVPDKETFTLVGKVLLKNQSQVVFSHRGFKARPPFGPMEATLPSPVVVAQELWNKGAVSLSHVAHLRICITHMTGGGVPCIKRLEVWGQPAKTCSQEVIDSILLVASESLPQDVALQAPALPMESDCDPGDQCESQQAPSSLQKLAESIQDVPEEFLDPITLEIMPCPMLLPSGKVIDQSTLEKCNRSEATWGRVPSDPFTGVAFTPHSQPLPHPSLKARIDHFLLQHSIPGCHLLGRAQTALAVTPSSIVLPCRKRKIEQTERVPDSNLGINASYFSATSPLILPTTSEHTAKKMKATNEPTLAHMDCSTGPLSHEQKLSQSLEIALASTLGSMPSFTARLTRGQLQHLGTRGSSASWRPGTSSAWEHPRPRVCLLQKSVFALLQKGASVPAALWPPPVPTLPG; from the exons ATGGTAATAAATCTTTGCCTTCCACAGTTCAGACCAAGAATTCACTGCAACAag ATATCAGCTGATGGTTATGAAGTAGAAAATCTCATCTCTGAAGATCTCACGAAGAGAAGTCATGGTTTCAGGACGGAGTATTTCATTAAGCCACCAGTCTGTGTGACAGTTTCATTTCCCTTTAACGTGGAAATCTGTAGGATCAACATAGACCTCACAGCTGGGGGAGGTCAGAACATCACTGGCCTGGAAATGTACACATCTGCCTCATCTAGCAGAGTGTCTTGGAGTACGCCCCAGTGTCGGACCCCAGGCCCAGCCGAGCCATCTGTCCCAGATAAGGAGACGTTCACCTTGGTAGGCAAAGTCTTACTGAAAAACCAGAGCCAAGTGGTGTTTAGCCATAGGGGCTTCAAGGCCAGGCCCCCTTTTGGCCCGATGGAAGCCACACTCCCCTCCCCTGTTGTTGTGGCCCAGGAGCTCTGGAATAAAGGGGCTGTTTCCCTTAGCCACGTGGCCCATCTGAGGATCTGTATCACCCATATGACAGGTGGTGGTGTCCCTTGTATCAAGCGGTTGGAAGTATGGGGTCAGCCAGCCAAGACCTGCTCCCAAGAGGTGATAGACAGCATCCTGCTGGTCGCCTCGGAGAGCCTCCCTCAGGATGTGGCTCTGCAGGCCCCAGCCTTGCCCATGGAAAGTGACTGTGACCCAGGGGACCAGTGTGAGAGCCAGCAGGCCCCCTCCAGCCTGCAGAAGCTGGCTGAGAGCATTCAGGATGTGCCTGAGGAGTTCCTGGATCCCATCACCCTGGAGATCATGCCTTGTCCTATGCTGTTGCCCTCAGGCAAGGTCATCGACCAGAGCACGCTGGAGAAGTGTAACCGCAGCGAAGCCACATGGGGCCGAGTGCCCAGTGACCCTTTCACAGGGGTAGCTTTTACTCCACACTCTCAGCCCCTGCCTCACCCCTCCCTGAAGGCCCGGATTGACCATTTTCTACTCCAGCACTCCATCCCCGGCTGCCACCTGCTTGGGAGAGCACAGACGGCATTGGCAGTGACCCCTTCCTCCATTGTTCTGCCCTGTCGGAAAAGGAAGATAGAGCAGACTGAACGTGTCCCAGACAGTAATCTTGGTATAAATGCCTCCTATTTTTCTGCCACAAGCCCTCTGATTCTACCCACTACCTCAGAGCACACTGCTAAGAAAATGAAAGCTACCAATGAGCCGACTCTGGCACACATGGACTGCTCAACAG GTCCACTGTCCCATGAGCAGAAGCTGTCACAAAGTTTGGAAATTGCCTTGGCGTCCACCCTTGGCTCCATGCCCTCCTTTACGGCACGGCTGACCAGGGGACAGCTCCAGCACCTTGGCACAAGAGGGAGCAGCGCTTCCTGGAGGCCTGGCACCAGCTCGG